One Lysinibacillus fusiformis genomic window carries:
- a CDS encoding HAMP domain-containing sensor histidine kinase, which yields MIKTLYSKFVVTTILIMISSLCIGFLMTNTYYHQVTKEQNDTKNVNIATDIAAYIESANPGDLDNYLTTLGEIGYQIYVTTGEDDRYYGGEYREKTLSSSVIQHVLDGGIYHGMRDFPKETFVTGFFANELINTIGVPFTYENEQYALFIRPDIRLLFSEVHTILGGLILVMAVLSLLAMLLFAKALIRPITQLTEATHQLAHEKFDTLLEIDRADEIGQLADSFNVMTEKLQENDRIRKEFISNVSHDFQSPLLNIQGYVDLLKNPLLSEKERQEYATIIELETKRLSTLTKQLLLLTSLDQSTRLLKREPYHVDEQLKDTVRKYRWQLEEASVQLTYQLDAVMYAGDAGLLQNVWDNLLTNAIKYNVEGGEIHIHLQEHGAFIEVQIQDSGIGMTAEQLEKVYDRFYRADESRTKQGTGLGLAIVKQIAELHGGAVQMESTLTSGTKVSIRLPKL from the coding sequence ATGATTAAAACATTATATAGCAAGTTTGTTGTTACGACCATACTCATCATGATTAGCAGTTTGTGTATTGGTTTTTTAATGACAAATACTTATTATCATCAAGTGACTAAGGAACAAAATGATACTAAAAATGTTAACATTGCGACAGATATTGCAGCATATATCGAGTCAGCTAACCCAGGAGATTTAGATAATTATCTAACGACCCTCGGAGAAATTGGTTATCAAATTTATGTCACTACCGGCGAAGACGATCGTTATTACGGTGGTGAATATCGAGAAAAAACGTTGTCATCCAGTGTTATTCAGCATGTATTAGACGGAGGAATTTATCACGGTATGCGTGATTTTCCGAAGGAGACTTTTGTGACGGGCTTTTTTGCCAATGAATTGATTAACACAATAGGAGTGCCTTTTACGTATGAAAATGAGCAATATGCATTGTTTATTCGACCGGATATTCGCCTATTGTTTTCAGAGGTGCATACAATACTAGGTGGATTAATTCTTGTCATGGCAGTACTAAGCTTGCTAGCCATGCTCCTTTTTGCTAAGGCATTAATTCGCCCTATTACACAATTAACAGAGGCGACACATCAATTAGCACATGAAAAGTTTGATACGCTGCTAGAAATAGACCGTGCGGATGAAATTGGGCAACTGGCTGATAGCTTTAATGTGATGACGGAGAAATTACAGGAAAATGATAGAATCCGCAAGGAATTTATTAGTAATGTATCTCATGATTTTCAATCACCATTATTAAATATTCAAGGCTATGTGGATTTGCTGAAAAATCCACTGCTTTCAGAAAAGGAACGACAGGAATACGCTACGATTATTGAGTTAGAAACGAAGCGGCTATCGACATTGACGAAGCAATTACTATTGTTGACATCCCTTGACCAATCAACAAGGTTATTGAAACGTGAACCGTATCATGTGGACGAACAGTTGAAGGATACGGTACGTAAATACCGTTGGCAGCTAGAGGAAGCGAGTGTGCAGTTAACGTACCAGCTAGATGCTGTTATGTATGCTGGGGATGCTGGGTTATTGCAGAATGTATGGGATAATTTATTGACAAATGCCATTAAATATAATGTTGAGGGTGGAGAAATCCATATTCATTTGCAAGAACATGGGGCTTTTATCGAAGTTCAAATACAGGATAGTGGCATTGGTATGACAGCAGAGCAATTGGAGAAGGTCTATGACCGCTTTTATCGCGCCGACGAATCAAGAACAAAGCAGGGAACCGGCCTTGGTCTAGCAATTGTTAAACAAATTGCGGAGTTGCATGGGGGCGCGGTTCAGATGGAGAGTACTCTTACTTCGGGCACTAAGGTCAGCATCCGCTTACCGAAATTGTAA
- a CDS encoding response regulator transcription factor, with translation MKILVVDDDVHILHLINIYLTREGYQVLQAENGERALQLIEADLPDLAVVDVMMPGMDGFTLTETLSQDYDIPVLLLTAKGEIEDKERGFLAGSDDYVVKPFEPKELLFRIAAIFRRLDKKNQVTVQIGKLIIDRRSFEVGIGEDTLILPLKEFELLALLASRPNQVFTRSMIMEQVWGYDYDGDEQTLNTHVKRVRERLHRYDTDVEITTVRGVGYKLEVIA, from the coding sequence ATGAAGATTTTAGTGGTGGACGATGATGTGCATATTTTACATTTAATCAATATTTATTTAACACGTGAAGGCTATCAGGTATTACAAGCAGAAAATGGTGAACGGGCGTTACAATTGATTGAAGCAGATTTGCCTGATTTGGCTGTAGTTGATGTAATGATGCCAGGTATGGATGGTTTTACATTAACGGAAACTCTGAGTCAGGATTATGATATTCCAGTGTTGTTATTAACGGCAAAAGGCGAAATTGAAGACAAAGAACGAGGGTTTTTAGCGGGCTCAGATGACTATGTTGTCAAACCGTTCGAACCAAAAGAGCTACTATTTCGTATAGCAGCAATTTTCCGTAGACTTGATAAGAAGAATCAGGTGACTGTCCAGATTGGAAAGCTGATAATTGATCGCAGAAGCTTTGAGGTTGGTATTGGTGAAGACACACTTATTTTGCCATTAAAAGAGTTTGAATTATTAGCACTACTAGCGTCACGCCCAAATCAGGTATTTACACGTAGTATGATAATGGAACAGGTATGGGGCTATGATTATGATGGAGATGAACAGACGTTAAATACACATGTGAAAAGAGTTCGTGAGCGATTACATCGGTATGATACAGATGTAGAGATTACAACTGTACGTGGCGTAGGCTATAAACTAGAGGTCATAGCATGA
- a CDS encoding DUF1648 domain-containing protein, whose product MLLAVFTISYIMTLALQVFVPYIVRETIVFGVTVPEQHVKHPTLSIVKKRYAQVVGITGVVFLGILLVINWMFAPSEIAQGTLLLVILFGMLAVSMVLYWLNHQKITKLKKDERWGMNLKQVRAVDLTARSRDEMLPWSFYVVPIGVTMFLIIFTWLHYDQIPNDIAVHWGPTGEADTWKVKTYFSAISLPLIMLMMQCMMWGIADSVKRSAIKLAVNRQEESLEDQLKTRKYMSWYMMLLSYALTVLLTVLQLSNIYPSIAEGGKLLPMFIAFLVLVLGSLLLYVWKKRQLRLSYTDNVVSEVMDVDEDRYWKGGLVYMNSQDPSVFVEKRFGVGWTMNLANPRGYIVIVLPLVILLLISIFSL is encoded by the coding sequence ATGCTACTAGCTGTTTTTACAATTTCGTATATTATGACATTGGCTTTGCAAGTATTTGTGCCATATATAGTGCGAGAGACAATTGTATTCGGTGTAACGGTACCTGAACAACATGTAAAACATCCAACATTAAGTATTGTGAAAAAGCGTTATGCACAAGTAGTGGGGATTACTGGTGTAGTATTCTTAGGCATATTGCTCGTTATCAATTGGATGTTTGCGCCTTCAGAAATCGCGCAAGGTACCCTCTTACTAGTAATTTTATTTGGGATGCTAGCAGTGAGTATGGTGTTATACTGGTTGAATCACCAGAAGATCACTAAATTAAAAAAGGATGAGCGCTGGGGAATGAATTTAAAGCAAGTACGTGCAGTGGATTTAACTGCTCGTAGTCGTGATGAAATGCTCCCTTGGTCATTTTATGTAGTGCCTATAGGGGTGACTATGTTTTTAATCATATTCACATGGCTACATTATGACCAAATACCAAATGACATTGCCGTGCACTGGGGTCCAACCGGAGAGGCTGATACTTGGAAAGTGAAAACGTATTTTAGTGCGATTTCTCTACCGCTTATTATGCTGATGATGCAGTGTATGATGTGGGGCATTGCGGATTCAGTTAAGCGTTCAGCGATAAAATTAGCTGTCAATCGCCAAGAGGAGTCTTTAGAAGATCAGTTAAAAACACGAAAATATATGAGCTGGTATATGATGCTATTAAGCTATGCACTAACTGTATTATTGACAGTATTGCAGCTAAGTAATATTTACCCTTCAATAGCTGAAGGGGGAAAATTATTACCAATGTTTATAGCATTTTTGGTGTTGGTGCTGGGTTCACTACTTCTTTACGTATGGAAGAAACGTCAGCTGAGATTGAGTTATACTGACAATGTAGTGTCAGAGGTAATGGATGTCGATGAGGATCGTTATTGGAAGGGTGGACTGGTTTATATGAATTCCCAGGACCCATCCGTTTTTGTAGAGAAACGCTTTGGTGTCGGATGGACAATGAATTTGGCGAATCCAAGGGGCTATATCGTAATTGTGTTACCATTAGTTATATTGCTGTTGATTTCTATATTTTCATTATAA
- a CDS encoding GntR family transcriptional regulator, which produces MLIQIEPQLDVPIYEQVTRQIIEGIARGEMKPGDTLPSVRNLAADLGVNMHTVNKSYHELEAKGILTIRAKSGAIIRSAEERALTPEQLQQIEKNLKPLVAEGMVLGATVDQIECMMKKVFADLQMSAEGV; this is translated from the coding sequence ATGTTAATTCAAATAGAGCCACAGTTGGACGTGCCAATTTATGAGCAGGTAACACGGCAAATTATTGAGGGGATTGCGAGAGGAGAAATGAAGCCAGGTGACACGTTGCCATCGGTACGTAATTTAGCGGCTGACTTAGGTGTGAATATGCATACAGTGAATAAAAGTTATCATGAGCTAGAGGCGAAAGGTATTTTAACGATTCGTGCAAAATCGGGGGCAATTATTCGTTCAGCGGAGGAGCGCGCATTAACACCTGAGCAATTACAACAAATTGAGAAAAATCTAAAGCCTCTTGTGGCGGAGGGAATGGTGCTAGGTGCCACTGTAGACCAAATTGAGTGTATGATGAAAAAGGTCTTTGCTGATTTACAAATGTCGGCAGAAGGGGTGTAG
- a CDS encoding LysR family transcriptional regulator codes for MNIHGLKLFYQVAITGSFTKAAELMCISQPAVSSQIKKFEHEIGVPLFKQQGRGVVLTEFGAVLAEKAQNLVSLEKHIESFIEDYRHAKAGTIHLVATYLPANFLIPKWATTFKGANEDVNLIITTTNTKDAFEQLMHYKADIAIYGGGVSERPEEVTWEELFEDELWFVVSADHPYANQVISLADMVKEPFIMREEGSSMREHLFSLCQTYQVKPPKIALQFNGINETIRSVMAGYGANFISSLAVREYVDSGQLARVYVEHVNIKHKIAICTRKDEKHSLLVQKFIETIKSSL; via the coding sequence ATGAATATACATGGCTTAAAATTATTTTATCAAGTAGCGATAACAGGGAGTTTTACAAAAGCAGCTGAATTAATGTGTATCAGTCAACCTGCAGTTTCTAGCCAAATTAAAAAATTTGAACATGAAATTGGAGTGCCATTATTTAAGCAACAGGGGAGAGGCGTTGTGTTGACTGAATTCGGTGCAGTATTAGCTGAAAAAGCACAAAATCTTGTTTCGCTTGAAAAGCATATTGAATCATTTATTGAGGATTATCGACATGCTAAGGCAGGAACAATCCATCTTGTTGCGACTTATTTACCGGCGAATTTTTTAATTCCTAAATGGGCAACCACATTTAAAGGTGCGAATGAGGATGTTAATTTAATTATTACAACTACTAATACGAAGGACGCGTTTGAACAACTAATGCATTATAAAGCCGATATTGCTATTTACGGAGGCGGAGTTTCAGAAAGACCCGAAGAAGTGACGTGGGAAGAACTATTTGAAGATGAACTTTGGTTTGTTGTATCTGCAGATCATCCTTATGCCAATCAGGTCATTTCATTAGCTGATATGGTGAAAGAACCATTTATTATGCGTGAAGAAGGAAGTTCGATGAGGGAACACCTTTTTTCTTTATGCCAAACATATCAAGTGAAACCGCCGAAAATTGCCCTGCAATTTAATGGAATTAATGAAACCATTCGTTCGGTAATGGCTGGTTATGGTGCAAATTTTATTTCATCGTTAGCCGTTCGCGAATATGTAGATAGTGGCCAATTGGCGAGAGTTTATGTCGAACATGTAAATATTAAACATAAAATCGCAATTTGTACAAGAAAGGATGAAAAACATAGCTTACTTGTACAAAAATTTATAGAAACAATAAAAAGTTCTTTATGA
- the aceB gene encoding malate synthase A, whose translation MEQATTGKLKIVGEQNEQTKEILTPEALEFVLALHEKFDARRKELLDIRQERQKCLDAGEKLDFLSETKTIREGDWSIAPLPADLQDRRVEITGPVDRKMVINALNSGAKMFMACFEDASSPTWENMIGGQINMRDAINKTIEFTQESNGKTYKLNEETAVLLVRPRGLHLLEKNVQVDGEPIAGSFFDFGLYLFHNAKNALAKGTGPYFYLPKLESHLEARLWNDVFIFAQEYIGIPQGTIKATVLIETILAAFEMDEILYELREHSAGLNCGRWDYIFSYIKRLRNQPDVILPDRGQVTMTVPFMKAYTSLCIQTCHKRNAPAMGGMAAQIPIKGDDEANAVAFAKVAEDKRREATDGHDGTWVAHPGMVATAMEQFDAIMKTPNQIDKKREDVSVAAEDLVAVPEGTITIEGLRVNCSVGVQYIASWLRGNGAAPINNLMEDAATAEISRTQVWQWIRHPKGILDDGRGITLAFVLEILEEELVKIKEAVGEQAYNSGRYNEAAELFKSLIEQDEFVEFLTLPGYEKLN comes from the coding sequence ATGGAACAGGCAACTACAGGTAAGCTTAAAATTGTTGGGGAACAAAATGAACAAACGAAAGAAATCTTGACACCGGAAGCCCTTGAGTTTGTTCTTGCTCTGCATGAAAAATTTGATGCACGTCGTAAAGAACTTTTAGATATTCGCCAAGAACGACAAAAATGTCTTGATGCTGGTGAAAAACTCGACTTTTTATCAGAGACTAAGACAATTCGTGAGGGAGATTGGTCAATTGCACCACTTCCTGCAGATTTACAGGATCGTCGTGTAGAAATAACAGGGCCTGTTGACCGTAAAATGGTGATTAATGCGTTAAACTCTGGTGCAAAAATGTTCATGGCTTGCTTTGAAGATGCATCTTCGCCGACATGGGAAAACATGATTGGCGGTCAAATTAATATGCGCGATGCTATTAATAAGACAATTGAATTTACACAAGAGTCAAATGGTAAAACATATAAATTGAACGAAGAAACAGCTGTATTATTAGTACGTCCACGTGGACTTCATTTACTTGAAAAGAATGTGCAAGTAGATGGTGAACCGATAGCTGGTAGCTTCTTCGACTTTGGTCTATATCTATTCCATAATGCTAAAAACGCACTGGCAAAAGGTACAGGTCCTTACTTCTATCTTCCTAAGCTTGAAAGTCATTTAGAGGCTCGCTTATGGAATGATGTATTCATCTTTGCACAGGAATACATCGGCATTCCGCAAGGCACGATTAAGGCAACAGTTTTAATTGAAACAATTTTAGCTGCTTTTGAAATGGATGAAATTTTATATGAGCTACGTGAACATTCAGCTGGTCTGAACTGTGGACGATGGGATTATATCTTCAGCTATATCAAACGTCTGCGTAATCAACCTGATGTAATTTTACCTGATCGTGGCCAGGTAACGATGACAGTTCCTTTCATGAAAGCTTATACTTCTTTATGTATTCAAACATGCCACAAACGTAACGCACCTGCGATGGGTGGTATGGCAGCGCAAATACCGATTAAAGGTGATGATGAGGCGAATGCAGTAGCATTTGCGAAGGTTGCTGAAGATAAGCGTCGTGAAGCAACCGATGGTCATGATGGCACTTGGGTAGCACATCCTGGTATGGTTGCAACAGCAATGGAACAATTTGATGCAATTATGAAAACGCCGAACCAAATCGATAAAAAGCGTGAGGATGTAAGCGTGGCTGCAGAAGATTTAGTAGCTGTTCCAGAAGGTACAATTACAATTGAAGGTCTTCGTGTTAACTGTAGTGTAGGGGTGCAGTATATTGCTTCTTGGTTACGAGGCAATGGTGCCGCACCGATTAATAACTTGATGGAGGATGCTGCGACAGCAGAAATTTCTCGTACACAAGTTTGGCAATGGATTCGTCATCCAAAAGGTATTTTAGATGATGGACGTGGTATTACGCTAGCATTTGTGCTAGAAATCTTGGAAGAGGAGCTTGTGAAAATTAAAGAGGCTGTTGGGGAGCAGGCTTATAACAGTGGTCGCTATAATGAAGCTGCTGAACTGTTTAAATCTTTAATTGAGCAAGATGAATTCGTGGAATTCTTGACGCTTCCAGGCTATGAAAAACTAAATTAA
- the aceA gene encoding isocitrate lyase: protein MSTRQEKIQNLEKQWAENPRWAGIERSYTAEEVVKLQGSVVVEQTLAAKGATRLWNSLHEEPFINALGALTGNQAVQQVKAGLKAIYLSGWQVAADANLSGQMYPDQSLYPANSVPAVVKRINQALQRADQIDHAEGRVDNFDWFAPIVADAEAGFGGPLNVFELVKGMIEAGAAGVHLEDQLASEKKCGHLGGKVLLPTQNAVRNLIAARLATDVMGVDTILIARTDADAADMVTSDIDPRDAEFITGERTPEGFFRTKPGIKQAIARGLAYAPYADLIWCETSKPSLEEAREFATAIHAEFPGKMLAYNCSPSFNWKANLSEEEIAEYQRELGKLGYKFQFVTLAGFHALNHSMFELAHDYKDNGMAAYSKLQQAEFASESKGYTATRHQREVGTGYFDDVSQVISGGTSSTTAMAGSTETEQFV, encoded by the coding sequence ATGTCAACACGTCAAGAAAAAATCCAAAATTTAGAAAAACAATGGGCAGAAAACCCACGTTGGGCTGGTATTGAACGCTCATATACGGCTGAAGAAGTAGTAAAATTACAGGGTTCTGTTGTAGTTGAACAAACTCTAGCAGCTAAAGGTGCTACACGACTGTGGAACTCTTTACATGAAGAGCCATTCATCAATGCATTGGGTGCCTTAACTGGTAACCAAGCGGTTCAACAAGTAAAAGCAGGTTTAAAAGCAATCTACTTATCAGGTTGGCAAGTGGCCGCTGACGCTAACCTTTCTGGTCAAATGTACCCTGACCAATCATTATATCCAGCAAACTCTGTACCGGCTGTAGTAAAACGTATTAATCAAGCATTACAACGTGCTGATCAAATTGACCATGCTGAAGGTCGTGTAGATAATTTTGATTGGTTCGCACCAATCGTAGCAGATGCTGAAGCAGGTTTCGGTGGACCTCTAAATGTATTCGAGCTTGTAAAAGGGATGATTGAAGCAGGTGCTGCTGGTGTTCACTTAGAAGACCAATTAGCTTCTGAGAAAAAATGTGGACACCTAGGAGGTAAAGTATTACTACCGACACAAAATGCTGTTCGCAACTTAATCGCTGCTCGTCTTGCAACAGACGTAATGGGCGTTGATACAATATTAATCGCACGTACAGATGCTGATGCAGCTGATATGGTAACGTCTGATATTGATCCGCGTGATGCTGAATTTATCACTGGCGAACGTACACCAGAAGGATTCTTCCGTACAAAACCAGGTATTAAGCAAGCGATTGCTCGTGGTTTAGCTTATGCACCATATGCTGATTTAATCTGGTGTGAAACTTCTAAACCATCACTAGAAGAAGCGCGTGAATTTGCAACAGCAATCCACGCTGAATTCCCAGGTAAAATGCTTGCATACAACTGCTCACCTTCATTCAACTGGAAGGCTAATCTTTCGGAAGAAGAAATTGCTGAATACCAACGTGAACTTGGTAAATTGGGGTATAAATTCCAATTTGTAACATTAGCTGGTTTCCATGCTCTAAACCACTCTATGTTTGAGCTTGCACATGACTATAAAGATAACGGAATGGCTGCATATTCTAAGCTACAACAAGCTGAGTTTGCTTCTGAATCAAAAGGTTATACAGCTACTCGTCACCAACGCGAAGTGGGTACTGGTTACTTTGATGATGTATCACAAGTTATCTCAGGCGGTACTTCTTCAACAACTGCTATGGCGGGTTCTACAGAAACAGAACAGTTCGTATAA
- a CDS encoding LytTR family DNA-binding domain-containing protein: MNNEYNLSPKDISQQFITILKDWIPSNSSIAIAVQNTYIYFHSGHQSIHLEVGQPVQPDSIAGKVLHSKKRTDAILDNSLFDIPYYGIGYPIHIQDVPAALVVVLPSTFSVQKLDPYQFLTGKQDEDWNPVAIEKISHIESLQKKTWFYVEGEQFKTSITLKELQMRLPSFFIRIHRSYIVNIHFIKKMSRDLTSNFIVTLKDGSELPVSQSYINTLRNALEF; the protein is encoded by the coding sequence ATGAATAATGAGTACAATTTATCACCAAAAGATATTTCACAACAGTTTATTACGATCTTAAAAGACTGGATTCCATCCAATTCATCAATCGCTATTGCTGTTCAAAACACTTATATCTATTTTCATTCTGGTCATCAAAGTATTCATTTGGAGGTAGGACAGCCAGTTCAACCTGATAGTATTGCAGGAAAGGTATTACACTCTAAAAAACGGACAGATGCCATTTTAGATAATTCTCTTTTTGATATTCCTTATTACGGGATAGGTTATCCGATTCATATTCAAGACGTTCCAGCAGCACTTGTAGTAGTGTTACCTTCAACCTTCTCTGTTCAGAAGTTAGATCCTTATCAATTTTTAACTGGCAAACAGGATGAAGATTGGAATCCTGTTGCGATTGAAAAAATATCCCACATCGAAAGTCTTCAGAAAAAAACTTGGTTTTATGTAGAAGGGGAACAGTTTAAAACAAGCATTACACTGAAAGAATTACAAATGCGTCTACCGTCATTCTTTATTCGCATTCACAGATCCTATATTGTTAATATTCATTTTATAAAAAAAATGTCACGTGATCTCACTTCAAATTTTATTGTCACTTTAAAAGATGGAAGTGAATTGCCGGTCAGCCAATCCTATATCAACACGCTCCGCAATGCCCTTGAATTTTAA